Proteins co-encoded in one Spirosoma endbachense genomic window:
- a CDS encoding helix-hairpin-helix domain-containing protein, which yields MFNRLQVLIRDYFGFSHKESRGFLVLIFLTLLCLLLPFLYRFVATRKPADTSAADQRKLDSLVALMKTEEAKQPAFSDKSDKDKTTAERFSEPKLFAFDPNTISVVGWQQLGVPRWMAERIKKYRSKGGQFRKKEDLLRIYDFPPDLYEQLEPYITLANHSQESLVADNQAGLEKSYSAEKFKPGDRPAFAERPAKPTLQPFDINTADTTQLVALKGIGSKLAGRIVKFRDALGGFFTTDQFRDIYGLDSVALAELQKFGKIQSAPRKIPINTASAEELDRHPFLSRRQAEIIVRYREQHGAFTSAEALKPIRVLDEKTIEKMVPYLEF from the coding sequence ATGTTCAATCGTTTACAAGTACTGATCCGGGATTATTTCGGATTTTCGCATAAAGAGAGCAGGGGATTTCTGGTCCTGATTTTTCTAACGTTGCTGTGCCTATTACTTCCTTTTCTTTATCGATTCGTTGCTACCCGCAAACCTGCCGACACATCAGCTGCCGATCAGCGCAAGCTCGATAGCCTGGTGGCGCTGATGAAAACGGAGGAAGCGAAACAACCGGCCTTTAGCGACAAGTCCGATAAAGACAAAACCACCGCCGAGCGGTTCAGTGAACCTAAGCTTTTCGCTTTTGATCCCAATACGATCAGTGTGGTGGGCTGGCAGCAGTTGGGCGTGCCCCGCTGGATGGCTGAGCGAATTAAAAAATACAGAAGCAAAGGTGGCCAGTTTCGTAAAAAAGAAGATTTGCTCCGGATTTATGACTTCCCTCCTGATCTATACGAGCAACTTGAACCTTATATAACGCTGGCCAATCATTCGCAGGAGAGTTTAGTTGCTGATAATCAGGCCGGACTCGAAAAGTCCTATTCAGCGGAGAAATTCAAGCCTGGTGACCGACCTGCTTTTGCCGAAAGACCTGCCAAACCAACACTACAACCATTTGATATCAATACAGCCGATACCACTCAACTGGTTGCACTCAAGGGAATTGGCTCTAAACTGGCTGGCCGAATCGTGAAATTTCGGGATGCCCTCGGTGGTTTTTTTACAACTGATCAGTTTCGTGACATTTATGGCCTCGATTCGGTCGCACTGGCAGAGTTGCAGAAATTTGGTAAGATTCAGTCGGCACCCCGAAAGATTCCGATCAATACGGCCAGCGCTGAAGAACTGGATCGGCATCCGTTTCTGTCGCGCAGGCAGGCCGAAATTATTGTACGGTATCGCGAACAACACGGCGCCTTCACTTCCGCAGAAGCGCTCAAACCCATTCGGGTACTGGACGAGAAAACAATTGAAAAAATGGTGCCCTATCTGGAATTTTGA
- a CDS encoding PQQ-dependent sugar dehydrogenase → MFGKAIYALLISLVATAGFSWFIWSLCQTDKKADINSNIKTIANVEEAGIAQAVFKSDKSVSPVRVINAYPKLTFDSPVEYTYANDGTNRVFVVEQTGRIKVFDNNANSSAAQIYLDIRKNVAYGGEMGLLGLAFHPKFNENGFFFVNYTKDNPRETVVSRFKASSVDASTIDPKSEVILFKFRQPYSNHNGGKVLFGPDGYLYVSTGDGGSGGDPKNNGQDRSSWLGKILRIDVNSTEKGNYGIPADNPFANNKEGFREEIFAYGLRNPWRISFDEQGQLWAGDVGQNEIEEIDIVTKGGNYGWRIKEGRADYNSDNNPSPKNLIEPIWQYSHSQGNVSITGGVVYRGSQNPSLRGKYIYADYASGRVWALKPDGNKAGSNQEIVSRAGAISAFGEDQKHELYMCDLGDGKILKLVENQQ, encoded by the coding sequence ATGTTTGGTAAGGCTATATACGCATTACTCATTTCGCTGGTTGCTACGGCCGGTTTTTCGTGGTTTATATGGTCGCTTTGTCAGACTGACAAAAAGGCGGATATAAATTCCAATATTAAAACTATAGCCAATGTAGAAGAAGCAGGTATTGCACAGGCAGTTTTCAAATCAGATAAATCCGTCTCTCCAGTTCGGGTGATTAATGCCTACCCCAAATTGACATTCGATTCCCCGGTAGAGTATACCTACGCGAATGATGGGACTAATCGGGTATTTGTGGTTGAGCAAACAGGTCGTATCAAAGTATTTGACAACAACGCAAATTCATCGGCCGCCCAGATCTATCTTGACATTCGTAAAAACGTAGCCTACGGCGGAGAAATGGGGCTGCTGGGGCTGGCCTTTCACCCCAAATTTAATGAGAACGGGTTCTTCTTTGTCAATTACACGAAAGACAATCCCCGAGAAACGGTAGTCAGTCGGTTTAAGGCATCATCAGTTGATGCCTCAACGATTGATCCGAAATCAGAAGTTATCCTTTTCAAATTCAGACAGCCTTATTCGAACCATAACGGCGGAAAAGTGCTGTTTGGTCCTGATGGCTATCTCTACGTATCGACGGGTGATGGCGGGAGCGGAGGTGATCCAAAGAACAATGGACAGGATCGGAGTAGCTGGCTTGGGAAAATACTACGAATCGATGTAAACAGCACCGAAAAAGGAAACTACGGCATTCCGGCCGACAACCCATTTGCTAATAATAAAGAGGGCTTTCGTGAAGAGATTTTTGCGTACGGTTTACGGAATCCCTGGCGGATAAGTTTCGATGAACAGGGGCAACTATGGGCGGGTGATGTTGGCCAGAATGAAATTGAAGAGATCGATATTGTTACAAAGGGCGGAAATTACGGCTGGCGAATCAAAGAAGGGCGAGCGGATTATAATTCGGACAATAATCCATCACCGAAAAACCTGATTGAGCCCATTTGGCAATATAGCCATAGTCAGGGGAATGTGTCGATAACCGGAGGAGTCGTTTACCGTGGCTCGCAAAACCCGTCATTACGCGGAAAATATATTTATGCCGATTATGCCAGCGGGCGTGTCTGGGCGCTTAAGCCAGATGGGAATAAGGCAGGGTCGAATCAGGAAATTGTTTCCAGAGCTGGTGCTATATCGGCCTTTGGTGAAGATCAGAAGCATGAATTATACATGTGTGATCTGGGCGACGGTAAAATTCTTAAACTGGTCGAGAATCAGCAATAG
- a CDS encoding serine O-acetyltransferase, translated as MIVANSSFLDHLQAQRTQYRYKLPSRPDAGRFIDQLMRLLFPVTQDCQSASQHVEETYQKIHQQFIHLLQPLASTLPDSPAVITDLFFEQLPAIYDNLLLDAHAIVDNDPAAIGIEEVVAVYPGFYAISVYRIAHELLRLNVPLLPRMLTEYAHGHTGIDIHPGAQIGRSFFIDHGTGVVIGETTIIGTNVKVYQGVTLGATHVAKSMAQKKRHPTIENNVVIYANATILGGRTVVGHDSVIGGNVWLTSSVEPYSLVYNQHQTDVRLKSLEDAEPINFVI; from the coding sequence ATGATTGTCGCTAACTCTTCATTCCTTGACCACCTGCAGGCTCAGCGGACTCAATACCGCTATAAACTTCCCTCCCGGCCAGATGCCGGACGGTTTATTGACCAGCTCATGCGGCTTCTATTTCCGGTAACGCAGGATTGCCAGTCGGCCTCTCAGCACGTTGAGGAAACTTATCAAAAAATTCATCAGCAATTTATTCACCTGCTTCAGCCGTTAGCGTCTACGCTACCAGATAGCCCGGCGGTTATTACCGATCTGTTTTTTGAGCAATTACCGGCCATTTATGACAATCTGCTTCTGGATGCGCACGCTATTGTCGACAATGATCCGGCTGCTATTGGAATTGAAGAAGTTGTTGCGGTCTATCCGGGTTTTTACGCTATTTCGGTCTATCGCATTGCTCATGAGCTACTTCGTCTGAACGTACCGCTCCTTCCCCGAATGCTGACCGAGTATGCACATGGTCACACGGGTATCGATATTCATCCGGGTGCGCAAATTGGGCGGTCATTTTTCATTGATCACGGTACGGGGGTCGTTATTGGCGAAACCACCATCATTGGCACCAATGTTAAGGTTTATCAGGGTGTAACGCTGGGTGCAACACACGTCGCCAAATCAATGGCTCAGAAAAAACGTCACCCGACTATTGAAAATAACGTTGTTATCTATGCCAACGCTACCATTCTGGGTGGTCGTACTGTTGTCGGCCACGATTCAGTAATTGGCGGCAACGTTTGGCTGACCAGCAGTGTAGAGCCTTATTCCTTGGTTTACAATCAACACCAGACTGACGTTCGGCTTAAATCACTTGAGGATGCCGAGCCGATCAATTTTGTCATCTGA
- the cysK gene encoding cysteine synthase A: protein MKANTILETIGQTPHVRLNRLFPGYEVWMKLERANPGASIKDRIALAMIEDAEAKGILTTGSTIVEPTSGNTGIGLAMVAAVKGYKLILVMPESMSIERRKIMAAYGAEFDLTPRELGMKGAIARAHELVESTPSAWMPQQFENPANIDIHKRTTAQEILADFPEGFDVLITGVGTGGHLTAVSEVLKEKFPNLKAYAVEPEASPVISGGAPGPHPIQGIGAGFIPQNLHVNAIDGSIQVSRDEAFAWAQRAAKEEAIFVGISSGASLAAVYKKLPEITPGSRILTFCYDTGERYLSIEGLY from the coding sequence ATGAAAGCCAATACAATTTTAGAGACCATCGGTCAAACACCCCATGTTCGCCTGAACCGACTTTTTCCGGGTTATGAAGTGTGGATGAAGCTCGAACGGGCCAATCCTGGTGCCAGCATAAAAGACCGGATTGCACTGGCTATGATTGAGGATGCCGAAGCCAAAGGCATATTGACTACGGGAAGCACGATTGTTGAACCCACATCAGGCAACACAGGCATAGGTCTGGCGATGGTTGCAGCCGTAAAAGGGTATAAACTAATTCTGGTCATGCCCGAATCGATGAGCATTGAACGGCGAAAGATCATGGCCGCCTATGGCGCTGAATTTGATCTGACTCCCCGCGAACTGGGTATGAAAGGAGCCATTGCCAGGGCCCATGAACTAGTTGAGTCGACACCGAGTGCCTGGATGCCTCAACAATTTGAAAATCCCGCCAATATCGACATTCATAAACGCACAACCGCGCAGGAAATTCTGGCTGATTTCCCCGAAGGTTTCGACGTACTCATTACAGGCGTTGGCACGGGTGGTCACCTTACGGCTGTATCGGAAGTGCTAAAAGAGAAATTCCCGAATCTGAAAGCCTATGCTGTTGAACCTGAAGCATCGCCCGTCATAAGTGGTGGTGCTCCGGGTCCGCACCCCATTCAGGGTATTGGCGCAGGTTTCATTCCCCAGAATCTGCATGTCAATGCCATTGACGGCAGCATTCAGGTTAGCCGTGATGAAGCATTCGCCTGGGCACAGCGCGCAGCCAAGGAAGAAGCCATTTTCGTTGGTATTTCATCGGGGGCATCGCTGGCGGCCGTTTATAAAAAACTGCCTGAGATTACTCCGGGAAGTCGAATTTTGACATTCTGTTACGACACGGGTGAACGATATTTGTCAATCGAGGGGTTGTATTAA
- a CDS encoding YitT family protein gives MNQHSATFRIIKDTIFITAGVLGAGMGIKGFLLSSHFIDGGVTGISMLLSSIFNIPLPIWLLVINLPFIGLGYRQFGRQFAFKSTLGIAGLSLSLAIIPYPDVTPDLLLTSVFGGFFIGAGIGLAMRGGAVLDGTEIAALLISRSSPILKVSDVILLLNVVIFSAAAFFLGVSPALYSMITYFAASKTVDFIIHGIEEYTAVLIISRHHEQIRNQIIDRGWGVTVLKGQEGYGKHGSHHDIESVLYVVLTRLELNRLRSMIISTDPRAFIIQHTVDDVAGGKVKSLPLH, from the coding sequence ATGAATCAACACTCTGCTACATTTCGTATAATTAAAGATACTATTTTCATTACCGCTGGGGTACTGGGTGCTGGTATGGGTATTAAAGGCTTTTTGCTTTCCAGCCATTTTATTGATGGGGGCGTTACAGGCATTTCAATGCTCCTGTCGTCTATCTTTAACATTCCACTTCCAATCTGGCTTTTAGTTATCAATTTACCCTTTATCGGTTTAGGCTACCGACAGTTTGGCCGGCAGTTTGCGTTCAAAAGCACACTGGGTATTGCTGGTCTATCGCTCAGCCTGGCTATTATTCCCTATCCCGACGTTACCCCCGATTTATTATTAACCTCAGTTTTTGGGGGCTTCTTCATTGGGGCCGGTATTGGACTGGCTATGCGGGGGGGTGCCGTACTGGATGGAACAGAGATTGCTGCTCTCCTGATCAGCCGAAGCAGCCCTATTCTGAAAGTGAGTGACGTTATTTTATTGCTTAACGTGGTCATTTTCAGCGCTGCGGCCTTTTTTCTGGGTGTCAGTCCGGCACTTTATTCCATGATCACGTATTTCGCGGCCTCAAAAACAGTAGACTTCATTATCCACGGTATTGAAGAATACACGGCTGTTTTGATTATTTCCAGGCATCACGAGCAAATCCGGAATCAGATCATCGATCGGGGCTGGGGCGTCACTGTGCTCAAAGGTCAGGAAGGCTACGGAAAACACGGTAGTCACCACGATATCGAGTCTGTCCTGTACGTTGTGCTCACCCGACTGGAATTGAACAGGCTACGCAGTATGATCATCTCGACCGACCCCAGGGCGTTTATCATTCAACACACGGTCGATGATGTGGCTGGTGGAAAAGTGAAGAGCCTTCCGTTGCATTGA
- a CDS encoding TonB-dependent receptor, with translation MQFFLRTYFLFFLIFGGYIALAQNGPNVLGSVHDPAGAVVEFATVALHRATDSTVVKTEFSNASGAYQFAAVPAGRYFVSASLVGFSRSQTGPFAISSFNETLPVIQLKPSGTTQLKEVTVQARKPLFERENDRIVVNVDASPLSAGATSLEILSRSPGVTVDQNDNLALRGKQGVLVLIDGKRVPMTGAELADMLRSLPANSVEKIELITNPPAKYDAAGSAGIIAIKLKKDGRQGTNGSVTASYGYGRYGKLASGLTLNHRHKKLNIFGSYNYNVRNVFTQLTLHRDFYQNNLFTGSSDQDNAGKTRYITNTYRAGLDYTLSKRTLLGVVVNGMDMDAKASIPNVTKTFGAEGQLQSSYQSANNRGLRMPNVATNLNLKHSFDSTGKRELTADIDFAHYETHRLQNLATTYIVPVIAPTVLAGDLNGGLNITSFKADYVHSLPNQARLEGGIKTSWVNSDNDVLFTNLIEGQAIIDTGKTNHFRYNENITAAYITINKTIKKLSVQAGLRGEQTIAKGVQVIGNNDFKRNYFQLFPSVFLKQSLSKTHDLSVSLSRRIDRPTYNQLNPFRAYIDATTYFSGNPSLFPQLSYNVELTHTFKQKFITSISYSRTDQPIISVVQPAPEGNRQAVSTFQNLTRSDYYGLTMTIPVQPTSWWSMDNNLVAYYQRFIGELAGTSLNAGLPAYTINCTNTFTLGHGWTADLTGNYQSHQLYGFLDIQPLGQLNIGLQKSMWNKKGTLKLNMTDIFYTSPFHATSEYANYREQFNQRQDTRVATASLTYRFGNDTLTPSRRRTGGAEDEKRRAGGA, from the coding sequence ATGCAGTTCTTTCTACGTACGTACTTTTTATTCTTTCTTATTTTTGGCGGATATATTGCCCTTGCTCAGAATGGTCCTAATGTTCTCGGTAGCGTACACGATCCGGCAGGCGCCGTAGTTGAGTTTGCAACCGTAGCCTTACATCGGGCTACTGACTCGACGGTAGTTAAGACCGAGTTCAGCAACGCTTCCGGTGCTTATCAGTTCGCGGCTGTTCCGGCAGGTCGTTATTTTGTATCAGCCTCTCTGGTTGGATTCAGCCGCTCACAGACTGGTCCTTTTGCGATATCTTCGTTTAACGAAACGTTGCCTGTCATTCAGCTGAAACCCAGTGGTACAACCCAGTTGAAAGAAGTAACCGTTCAGGCTCGCAAGCCCCTCTTCGAACGCGAAAACGACCGGATTGTCGTCAATGTAGATGCCAGTCCACTCAGCGCGGGAGCTACTTCGCTTGAAATTCTCAGCCGCTCTCCGGGTGTAACGGTCGATCAGAATGATAACCTTGCGCTTCGTGGGAAGCAGGGCGTTCTGGTTCTGATTGATGGCAAGCGCGTGCCCATGACTGGAGCCGAGCTAGCCGATATGTTACGCTCGTTACCGGCCAATTCTGTCGAAAAGATTGAATTGATCACCAACCCACCTGCCAAATACGACGCAGCTGGCAGCGCCGGTATCATTGCGATCAAACTGAAAAAAGATGGTCGCCAGGGCACCAACGGTAGTGTGACTGCCAGCTATGGGTATGGCCGCTATGGTAAGCTGGCGAGTGGCCTAACGCTTAATCACCGACACAAAAAATTAAACATCTTCGGGAGCTATAATTATAATGTTCGCAATGTTTTCACGCAACTGACGCTGCATCGGGACTTTTACCAGAATAATCTGTTTACTGGCAGCAGCGATCAGGACAATGCGGGCAAGACACGTTACATCACCAATACCTATCGGGCTGGCCTGGATTATACCCTGTCGAAGCGAACTCTGCTGGGTGTGGTCGTCAATGGGATGGACATGGATGCCAAAGCCAGCATTCCGAATGTTACGAAAACATTCGGGGCCGAGGGACAACTGCAATCCAGTTATCAGTCGGCAAACAATCGTGGGCTGCGCATGCCGAATGTAGCCACAAACCTGAACCTAAAACACAGCTTTGACTCGACAGGAAAACGGGAATTGACGGCTGACATTGATTTTGCTCATTATGAAACCCACCGATTACAAAATCTGGCTACCACTTATATCGTGCCGGTCATTGCTCCGACTGTATTAGCCGGTGATCTGAACGGCGGTTTGAATATTACGTCTTTTAAAGCCGACTACGTCCACTCGCTGCCCAATCAGGCACGGCTGGAGGGAGGCATTAAAACCAGTTGGGTTAATTCGGACAACGATGTGCTGTTTACAAACCTGATTGAAGGGCAGGCTATAATCGATACCGGGAAAACCAATCATTTCCGCTACAACGAAAACATCACCGCAGCTTATATTACGATCAATAAGACAATCAAAAAGCTATCGGTACAGGCGGGTTTGCGGGGGGAGCAGACCATTGCCAAAGGCGTTCAGGTTATTGGCAACAACGACTTTAAGCGAAACTATTTTCAGTTATTTCCCAGCGTATTTCTCAAGCAGTCTTTGTCGAAAACGCATGATCTAAGCGTATCGTTAAGCCGTCGGATCGATCGCCCGACCTATAACCAGCTTAACCCGTTTCGCGCCTACATCGATGCAACGACCTACTTCTCCGGGAATCCATCGCTGTTTCCGCAGTTGAGTTACAACGTTGAGCTAACGCACACCTTTAAGCAGAAATTTATCACATCAATCAGCTATAGCCGGACTGATCAACCTATCATCAGCGTTGTTCAACCCGCCCCTGAAGGCAATCGGCAGGCCGTGTCTACCTTTCAGAACCTGACCCGCTCAGACTACTATGGCCTGACCATGACGATTCCGGTTCAACCGACAAGCTGGTGGTCGATGGATAATAACCTGGTGGCTTATTATCAGCGGTTTATCGGTGAACTGGCCGGGACATCGCTGAACGCAGGTTTGCCAGCTTACACGATCAACTGTACAAACACCTTTACACTCGGGCACGGCTGGACCGCCGACCTGACCGGGAATTATCAGTCGCATCAATTATACGGATTTCTGGATATTCAACCGCTGGGGCAGCTAAATATTGGCCTTCAGAAAAGCATGTGGAATAAGAAAGGAACCCTGAAACTGAACATGACAGACATTTTCTATACCAGTCCATTTCACGCTACATCTGAGTATGCAAACTATAGGGAACAATTTAACCAGCGGCAGGATACACGGGTGGCCACGGCCTCACTCACCTATCGTTTCGGAAATGACACACTGACTCCATCACGCCGACGGACAGGTGGTGCTGAAGATGAAAAACGCCGGGCCGGTGGTGCATAA
- a CDS encoding SDR family oxidoreductase: MHVAIIGGTGMLGQPVTRELIDAGFSVRLIARNVVATQQRFPGVDVVAGDLRSIDSLANALRGIDTVYLNLSIKQHEKQADFHTEAEGLANLIEAAKHVGIRRIAYLSSIIMRYQGMNGFRWWVFGVKQKAVRLIKDSGIPYSIFYPSCFMDSINGTQRVNRFVVLVGRSAMKPWYIAAHDYGKQVVRALQIVAADQNQEYDIQGPEAITQHEAAERFVNAYRKEKLAIVTTPPVLMKVGRLFSAQADYGWHITGALNNYPETFSSERTWADLGKPQTTMEQFATR, from the coding sequence ATGCATGTTGCCATCATTGGTGGAACGGGGATGCTCGGCCAACCTGTTACCCGCGAATTAATTGACGCCGGTTTTTCAGTTCGACTCATTGCTCGTAATGTCGTTGCGACACAGCAGCGATTTCCTGGTGTCGATGTTGTTGCCGGTGATTTACGGAGTATCGATAGCCTTGCCAATGCACTACGTGGAATAGATACGGTTTATCTAAACCTATCCATCAAACAGCACGAGAAACAGGCCGATTTTCATACCGAAGCAGAGGGATTAGCTAATTTGATCGAAGCAGCTAAACACGTAGGTATTCGTCGAATAGCTTATCTGTCATCAATTATCATGCGCTACCAGGGCATGAACGGCTTTCGCTGGTGGGTATTTGGTGTAAAGCAGAAGGCAGTTCGGCTAATTAAAGACTCAGGTATTCCCTACAGTATTTTTTATCCATCCTGTTTCATGGATTCAATCAACGGTACGCAACGGGTTAATCGTTTCGTAGTGCTGGTGGGTCGGTCTGCTATGAAACCCTGGTACATAGCGGCCCATGACTACGGGAAACAGGTCGTTCGTGCCCTGCAAATTGTAGCCGCTGATCAGAATCAGGAGTACGATATTCAGGGGCCAGAAGCCATTACGCAACACGAAGCGGCTGAACGTTTTGTCAATGCCTATCGCAAAGAAAAGCTGGCTATTGTAACAACTCCACCTGTTCTGATGAAGGTTGGTCGGCTTTTTTCTGCGCAGGCTGATTATGGCTGGCATATTACCGGGGCTCTCAACAACTACCCAGAAACATTTAGCTCCGAACGAACCTGGGCCGACCTGGGCAAGCCGCAGACAACAATGGAACAGTTTGCGACACGGTAA
- a CDS encoding TetR/AcrR family transcriptional regulator, whose protein sequence is MEVIERKPRSRENTRSGILGTAKAIARREGWQAVSIRKIADAIEYSAPIVYEYFDSKDVLLNEIRNEGFRFLHQEYERILKLYRDPEKRLYEISLIQWDFARQQPEIYQVMYNLNGAYCTLPVCESDAMQDVSTIVSEIIFSFIPKAKESIQRLYFEWWSVSHGMIMLAMLLKDQQPLDKSEQVYRDAMRRFVRGLR, encoded by the coding sequence ATGGAAGTCATTGAACGTAAGCCACGGTCCCGCGAAAATACCCGCTCAGGGATATTAGGGACTGCCAAAGCCATCGCCCGCCGGGAAGGCTGGCAAGCTGTCTCGATTCGTAAAATCGCTGACGCAATTGAATATAGTGCTCCTATCGTTTATGAATACTTCGACAGCAAGGACGTGTTGCTGAATGAAATCAGAAACGAAGGGTTTCGATTCCTGCATCAGGAATATGAACGCATCTTAAAGCTATACCGTGATCCGGAAAAGCGACTTTATGAGATATCGCTCATTCAGTGGGACTTTGCCCGGCAACAGCCTGAAATTTATCAGGTAATGTATAATCTGAACGGAGCTTACTGCACGCTCCCCGTTTGTGAGTCGGATGCCATGCAGGATGTCAGCACTATCGTTAGCGAAATCATTTTTTCTTTCATCCCCAAAGCAAAAGAAAGTATTCAGCGACTCTACTTCGAATGGTGGTCTGTTTCGCACGGCATGATTATGTTAGCCATGTTGCTGAAAGACCAGCAGCCACTCGATAAGTCGGAGCAGGTCTATCGTGATGCCATGCGCCGGTTTGTACGCGGGCTTCGCTAA
- a CDS encoding class I SAM-dependent methyltransferase codes for MAWYHTFFHGLPQEAWKAAQTEEQTQLDLELLVETLEFGPDDRVLDIFCGYGRHALPLARMGARVMGVDISEEYIKEIKLAAKREKLSLEAVQADFLAMPVADLAHSGPFDAAYCLGNSFSFFPRPDMLAFLTRIAGLLKPGGRFLAHSEMIAESVLPDYQERNWQPVGEAEEQPILFLVENQYDPLESRIDSHLTYVRGGEVQTRTAHHFVYTLAELTRLFLEAGFTVIACYGTVEGDPYALGDAGVWLVAERGL; via the coding sequence ATGGCCTGGTATCATACTTTTTTCCACGGATTACCACAGGAAGCCTGGAAAGCGGCTCAAACCGAAGAACAGACTCAACTGGATCTTGAATTGCTCGTTGAAACACTGGAGTTCGGTCCGGATGATCGAGTACTCGACATTTTTTGTGGCTATGGTCGCCATGCTTTGCCGTTGGCCCGGATGGGTGCCCGCGTCATGGGGGTAGACATATCGGAAGAATACATCAAGGAGATCAAATTGGCCGCTAAGCGTGAAAAATTGTCGCTGGAAGCAGTGCAAGCTGATTTTCTGGCTATGCCGGTTGCTGATCTGGCGCACAGTGGCCCATTTGATGCAGCCTATTGTTTAGGGAATAGTTTTAGCTTTTTCCCCCGGCCCGATATGCTGGCTTTCCTGACCCGAATAGCGGGTTTATTGAAACCCGGTGGCCGATTTCTCGCCCATTCAGAAATGATCGCTGAATCGGTCCTTCCCGATTATCAGGAACGGAACTGGCAACCTGTTGGCGAAGCAGAAGAACAGCCAATCCTGTTTCTGGTCGAGAATCAGTATGATCCGCTCGAAAGCCGTATCGATTCGCACCTTACTTATGTGCGTGGTGGCGAAGTGCAGACGCGAACCGCGCACCATTTTGTGTACACATTGGCGGAGCTGACTCGTCTCTTTCTTGAGGCCGGATTTACCGTTATTGCCTGTTACGGTACGGTTGAGGGCGATCCTTACGCGCTCGGTGATGCAGGTGTTTGGCTAGTGGCCGAACGAGGGCTATAG
- a CDS encoding redoxin domain-containing protein — protein sequence MPIPGQKAPDFTLFNSERKEVSLSGFQGKNVVVLFFPMAFTSVCTAELCEMRDNIATYSNLDAEILAISVDSPFTLAKFKEDQKFPFNLLSDFNKEVSKAYNTYYETFVMNLKGVSKRSAFVVDKDGVIQYAEVLESAGDIPDFLAVRQTLSLLN from the coding sequence ATGCCAATCCCCGGCCAAAAAGCTCCAGATTTCACACTTTTCAACAGCGAAAGGAAAGAAGTTTCACTCTCAGGTTTTCAAGGTAAGAATGTAGTCGTACTCTTTTTCCCGATGGCGTTTACCAGCGTATGCACAGCTGAACTGTGCGAAATGCGCGATAACATTGCCACTTATTCAAATCTGGACGCCGAAATTTTAGCCATTTCGGTCGATTCACCATTCACACTGGCTAAGTTTAAAGAAGATCAGAAGTTTCCATTTAATCTGTTATCGGATTTTAACAAAGAAGTTTCCAAAGCATATAACACCTACTACGAAACGTTCGTCATGAATTTGAAGGGCGTTAGTAAGCGTTCTGCGTTTGTCGTCGACAAGGACGGGGTTATTCAATATGCCGAAGTTCTCGAAAGTGCGGGCGATATCCCTGATTTTCTGGCCGTTCGACAAACACTCTCCTTACTTAACTAA